Below is a window of Ananas comosus cultivar F153 linkage group 9, ASM154086v1, whole genome shotgun sequence DNA.
CTTGTTTCTTGTTATTCTTCATTACTTTgtaaattctttattttaaccaataataaatagtattttagaTCGTATTATCATAAGCAAAAAAACACTAGTAAACATCAGCAGTTATGAGATGAACATAATATAACTATGCTAATCTGAAATGAGAGAGATTTAAATAATTCTACAATCTTGATGAAGttaaatattacaatttttgaaaattatattagAGGGCTCATGTGATGAAGTTAAAGGTTAGTTGGGGACTAGTGGTATCTGCAATCTCGCAtttgggcctatttggcaaTTGGAACCAGTTATTGGGTGATGGTTTTGGGGGATAACTGGATAAGTGTCTTCATTGAGACAATTATATATTTATGCTAGATGAGTTTGATTTTGTCCATTGCTAGGACCTAATGATTACGATTTATTAAGATAGTGCATTTTATTGCAAGTTGATTAATCACTTCCGTGAAAATAAATTTACTAAGTAGGAAATATCTCATGCATTgcacaaatttttaatatttttttttttacttataaataTGAAGAATAATgcatgtaaaataaaattataaattgctgagatctaattttaattataaaatgagACCATAAAATTAGTTTTGCTAACTTAAGAAGCCAATCTTACAGAATACAAATTAATATAGCTttacaaagaagaaaaataatactttatataaaagaatcaaaatacaATTAAGGGAAAAAATGATaacaaacaaaatttttgaTGGGGCTAATATACAGAAGTTTTAAGTTTGTACTCAACCTGTCTGGCTAATTTACAATAGTatcatgataaataaataagtcaaaaaaaaactagaagCATAAAATCTTGAATATTTCCTCCTATGCGTTAGgtggaaaaataaaaacgagAAAATACCTTTAGTTTTACCTAAAAAGTATTTTAGATTATAAAGAAACTAAATTGTAAACTCATGACGTACAAAATTTAATTCGTGCAGTGAGAACATTCTAATTATAACaatgaaacttggtttgtttGTTCTGCCtactttataaataatttagataCAAATAATATCTTGTCAGTAATAATTatgctagaatacttttagaagtaaaGGAAGGAGTTTACTTTCGTGTTGTTTCTGGCGATGGAGAATCCGAATTGATGATGTGCACCGATAAACTTGATGTAGgctatttgaactttttatGTTCCgaattttgtgattttagaatatcatttgcctagtgatcaagtGGTCTCAAATTCACTTTTTATTAGCcatttaaaattgttaattttgagaccacTCGAATGCTAGGCAATTGATGTCGTAAAATTGCGAAATTCGAAACTTTAAAAGTTCAAGTAGCCttgatcaaatttaattcaaattcccCATCGCCGGAAATGATGCGGGAAGTAAACTCTCTGgtttactttcaaaagcattCCTCTACCTCAAAATATGTGAAgataacaagaggagaaaaatatattatcttacTTATACCACACCAAAGTTATCCGGCATATTATGCATTGGAAATTATGGTTGAGAGTTATGTGGATAGTTCTGTCATgaaagctaattaattagtagtttatacttattattaataaactaagtaaattataattataaaataaaatgtacgAAAAGCAACTAAGTATTTGAATTACATACGGTAACCGATCGTAGTAGGAAAAGTTCACTTCCTTTCAATACTCCAAATGTGAATATTTTTAGTAATGTATTACTCATAATAAGAAGATGAAATGTTCAACTCGTTTCAATTATTAATCTAAGACTTCTTAATAGCAATAAATCTAACAGAGTCAATAACTTATTAGGAACTTCAATTGAAACAGCGCCATATACTGAGAAATGTTATTCGGCATATCTCTTCTTGTTTCGTGGCATCCAGTGCCAGCCTCCAGTAAATTACTGATGAAGAATGTTGTAAACATTCAACTAGCTATACGGATTTGTCCTTCTGAAAGCCAAATACCCAATTAGTAATATATGCtggcaaaagaaaataaataatctgTGACGGGTAACTAACCTGAAATGCTTTGTGCTCGTACAGGTGCTTTACCTAGCATTTATAACTCCTATTGTGTATGACTTCTACAACTACGACATCGAGAGGCCTGAATTCGTGCAGCTCTTTATCAAGTTCACTCAGGTACAATAAcatttccctctctttctcactTCTATACATTCAAATCTGCAAACAAGTTCTCGCAACAAGTGAATAATCCACCAACATATATTTTTGCCGCAGAATTTGGCGCTCTTTGGTGCGTTGCTCTTCTTCCTGGGAATGAAGAACTCCATCCCCAAAAGGCAGCCCAAGAAGAAGTCTGCCAAGTCGAAGACAAATTGAAGTCGGAGGTACGGTTGAGCATTGTTTACGAACGGATCCTCTCTTATTTTGAAGGGTGTTTGTAATAGCCCTAATGAGATGTGAATGGCGGATTAGGAATGTGTCACTAGTTTAgtattttcattatatatacTTGCGATCGGGCTCAGAAAACTATAGCATTGTCTCTTTATGTCGAAGCTCGGTGAGTCGGTGATTATGCAATTAAGCCCTCGTATTTATGCATTTAGTGGTACTTGATTTTTCTATTTCTGAGACTTTCATGAATATgctagattattattattatgtggcCTGTGGTTGGTATGAGTATGATTGGTATTGAGCATAGCAAAAGGAAGCAATACTATCTCAGTATTCAGCATTTTAGCATTTTAAATATTCCTACTGGTATAGcatagcatagtttaactatgctacatTTTTAAGGTTGTTCAAACAGGACCTTAGTTTCATTTGGCCATAAATTGTTACATATTTATCAACTAGAAGGGAGAATGGGTGATCCTGGGAGGAGTTCCACTGACAACAAAGAACAAATTTTACATTGAGAGGATAGGAAACAGAGCATGATATATCTACAAAGTCCTCagaattatatatgttttttttctttatttttactcAATCATAAAATAGCAACAGTTTGTTTGCTGTAGTTtctgtccttttctttttgtgttgTTTTTTGGGTTAAATCAGTCTCAGACAAGATGTTTAATTCTCCGTGGCGACATACTGTTTCATTTTTATGTGTTTTTTGGGTATTTTAACCTGCATTGCAAGTATAAATATGCACGAATTTGAGAATATTGTTTAGTTATCTGTAGTTGCTTCTGTATAATGTAGTTGAACTTCACAGAGAGAGATTCAACTGGTGAATTTTGATTTACATTTAAATCGATGTAGATTCAAAATGAGAAGTTAGAACAATTTTATACCTAAGATGATATCACATAACTCCATATATAACATAACAAAACTTGCAAAATATgttgtttaaattataaattaatttcgtGAAATGtgatctctgtaaaattacaatttaccCACACGAGCGACACGCGAGTCAGAGAAGAGTTGATGTGTAAATTGAGATTAAcgtgttaaaattaaaatttttttggttatttttgtaattataattttataggaGTTATTGGATGCAGGGTCCTAACACTGTGTATGTAACAACAAACAAAATCGAGACATTCTGGAAGCCTCTTGACACTACTACACTGATGTTTCTAACAAGGTTGGCATTTGCTTCCCGCAGTGTAATGTTTTTTGTCTTTTGACACTTACCGGTCAAATGGACGGCTAGGGTGCAACTCATTTGTTCAACAAACCGAGGCCACGTGGTCAAAATATGACGGTCGTGATATAGactggttaaaaaaaaagatttttttttctttttttatgaatatatatacaattcGATCACGTATCAAATTAGGAGATGTACGAGGATTTGGTGGTGATGATCAAGTGGCGGAACATGGTTTTTCTATCTATCAACACtgcgagtatatatatatatatatatatatatatatatatatatatatatatatatatatatatatatatatacaccagtACACACTTATCGAGTAGTAATTACCATTTTCATAAATTAAAggataaaactttaattttctccttctttgtgaattttgttaagaaaattatatttaattattgtgatatgatagttaaatataattaattcgaTTACAgagtaataataaaattaaaatgagctgaatcacacaaaaaaaaaagaaaaaaaagagcacaaaacaaaaaaaaacaaaacaaaacaaattagAATATTGATACATGGCATGCATCCACAGCCGGggtaaaaacaaaataaaagagagcACATGGCATCCACAGCCGGCACGTGCCTCACAAATCCAGCCGAAGCTGCGGATCGAAACAAAAGTGAGTCCTCATAATACGCAAGGTTTCCACCAAGTTCGTGTGTCTCTTTAttcatttcatttttattttaattttaatttaattaccgCCACCCGCCGAAAGAGACCCACATAGGAAATGTACATCAATTTTTTTCAACAcacgcatctctctctctctctctctctctctctagatgtgtgtgtatatatatatatatatattaattataattcctcatcacactatttttatatcTACATCTATCAATCAATATTCTTGGTTTACCCTCCTACGACAATTAACGCTCTGCTTGCTTTTGGGAATGGATGCAACAGAAGAGAGCATGCAGAAAAACAGCAAGCTGCAGCGGCAGAAGAGCCGGCTCCAGATGCAGGCGCCATCCGCCATCCAGGTTGGCCGCGCCGAGCCCGCCGCGGTAGCCGAGTGGAGGGCCGCCATCCCCCTCCTCTCCCCGCTCGACGTCTCGactgcagcggcggcggcggctgcagaCGAAGTAAAAGCCGCCGACGGCGGCGCGTGGAGGCATCCGGCCGCTCCGTTTTACTACGAGCCCGTGCCCGGAAATGCGCCGGCCTTTGTCTTCTCGTACTGTGCGTAACTCGCTGGGTATTGCTTTGCTCACTCCTGTTTACTTATAAGTAAAAGAATTACCGCCGCGATGTTTCGTATGATTCACATGCAAGTGAAAAGAAATGAGCAAAGCATTTTTCTCATTCCACGAGAATTTTTAGTGCCCTCACAGTTTCCTGTGCTGTAAATATTACTATCAACAAAATAGCAGTGCTTTTAAATGTGTAAGAGCCCTTCAAAAAAGATGCCACTTCCAACTTCAAACTTGTGAGTGCAAATCATGCCATGTCTCAAAATCCAGTtattaattacattttttttttttaaactaattgTTGAACAAGGAGTGTTGTGTATGAGCTCATTAGAGAGCCCCATATGACAGGCCAGTAGAGCATGGCATATTTTTTTAGATCTCTGGTATCTAAGCAGGGGAATTTTGAGACTTGCATAGGAATACTAAAGTAGCATTTTGAAAATTTCGATTATGTATTGGTTACAAAATTTGTATGGTGCATGCATCTTGTTCCTACATAAAGAATCCAACTGTTTGTCCTCAATTCCACTTACAGAAGgatagagaaaaaattaaaaagatttagGCCTAATTTGATAATATGGTGACCAAAAGTATTGCTTCATACTACAAAtactcaaaaaatttaaaataaaataagtttaatataaaaataatgtttcAAGTTATCATATTTCCAAACTAGGCCTTAGTATCTTACAACCTACACAgccagaaaagaaaaaggaaaaaaagaaaaaaagaaaaaaatattgtgtGCTTGAAACTATGGGAGGCCCTTTTCAACTGTTGCTAAGATGCTCTGTGCTCTTTTATGTACTACTGTCATGTGGCTTTTATTATGACAACACATTAAAAGAAAAGGCATTGTTGATAAGAATAAGACAGGTAAACAGTCAAACTGACTAATATGTGGCCAATATAGGAAGTAGAAGATAAATGAAGGACGAAGAGAACAGTAAGGCTAAAGCTTCTACCCTACGAAGAGAACAGTACGgctaatgaaataaacgaagcgggtagcgtgctacctatctctcaaaaaacttgGTCCCTATAACTTCACCACTTGTAGTCTATTTGCACAAAAGAGATCAAACTTGCAATTATCACCGGGTTGTTAATTTAGACTCGTGCTGAGAAGTTTCGACCATGAAGCAACATGCTTAAGGATAACATTCTTATTTACAAGAAAAGGTAACAAAAGAGACCAGTTTCACTAAAACTTGTAGATTTACAAGGATAATATGTTAGATCAGCATGCAATATACGAAATTTCAACCATACCATAAGCTGATGCGCATATCAATAGCAAAATGCACCAACTCTTGAGGGGTCAAACTATACCTCTCTCGGTCCAAAATTTATGCTAAAAATGTTACTCTTTATATAGTAGTCACCTCTTGTGATGAAATCTCACCTTCAGCAAGAACTGCATCTTGACCTGGCACAGAAACCAAATTCAAGATCTAAGCATGGTATGCATGCACCAATATTATGccagaaaaacagaaaaatgacGCCAAAATTAAGAATACTAAAACTAGAATCAAGACAATTCAAATCGAAATGTTACAAAGGGGCAAATGCAAGCTGCATTTTAAGGAATTCAAAAGCATTATTAAAGACTAGGATTGAAAAATGAACAAGAATAATCACAAGTATGGCATACGTATACATTCTACATAATTGGAAAGTCCGACTTCCCCCAAGATTCAGtaaatttgaaaaatgaaaattggAAATAGCTCActtaatggtaaaaaaaaatgcaatataaAACGTATACAGGAAACACATctaattttttgtttcattttctgAATAAAAAACATTACAATGATACCGAATATCTCCTTTAAGTTCtcaaattatttgaataaaagATACTTAATTCAAAGATTTTCTCTAATTGGTTGTCAATATTCACATCAAGCAAATAATATAGAGAACTATTCAACTAACAGAAGTCCacaaattaaacataattttttcataAGATGGAAGCATACCATCATATAAATAGCAGCTTATTATAGGAAAGTATGAAGACAGTGTCCCAACCTGAGCAGTATTATAGACAATGTACTCATTGTACAGCAGCTCCGACGCTCGGATGGATGAAGGAACTGGTTTACCACAAGGGACAATGACATCCTCCTTCCACTTCACAAACTCCGATTCCAAAGGTACCGTCTTACCCAAACCTTTAGTAGAATGCTTCCCTTTCGGCGGTTTATCCATATACTACAAGAAAGAGTAACATGCCCACCTTAGTGTGGAGACACAAATAACTGTTCCTTTCCATGAAAGAAAAAGTTAATGATGAAATGAGATGAACTACTACCGTAATACGGCTAAATGAATTTTACCGCAACAAAGTATTTGAGCTAAATGGGAACCACAGTAGAACAGGATGATAAAGAAACAAGTGAATTTTGAAGAGAGGCAATTTCCTGGGACTCACCGTAGCTTTCTTGAGCTCATGCACCTCCCCCAAAGCAACCTCACTAAGAAGCATCAAACCCACTGGATCTTTTTTGTCCACATAACAATATTGCGCGCTCTTACTCACTAGGTCAGCGAAGTAGATGCCTTTGCCAAACTGTCAGCACAGAAGAGTAAAAGTAGTTAGCTAAAGATTATTTCAGACCCACACACTTTTacatgcagagagagagagagagagagagagagagagagaaccatgTAGCCTGTTGCTGGAGCCTCAGGAGGTGCTATCCTCAAACCTTGACTCAGAATACCAATGAAGTTTGTCAATCTTGAACCTATACATCAAATTGAAATTGGACTCAAACTTCAAGTACTAAGTTTGCAATTAacccaaaagaaataaaaagaaaagaaaatgctgAAGCAGTTGCTTTAACAACATGTATTTCAGGATGAAAGATGCAGGATACTACTGGTATTTGAAATACTCCTAACTTTCACAGCAATAAACGAAATTTAGATTATCTACTTAgaagaaattaagaaatttgATAATCATAGCATACCATGCCACAGCAGCATCTTGTTCTGGAGTTTATCTCTGTAAGGTGCATACTTATCGAACTCTCCTTCTCTTTCAAGTGTAAAAACTTCCTCCAGTTCAAGAGTCCAATCCTATGAATCAGGCAATCACAAGTGAAATGAATaacagatcaaaaaaaaaaagcatgcaaaaaaaagaaaagaaaaagaaacatattTGAGTTGGCAATGACACAAGTGTACTAAACCTTGTGAGTAGGAGCGTGTGTGTTGAGGAGATACTTCTCAACCAATTTATAATCTTCACTATCATGAGGTAGGGGAGTAAGATCACATCGGAGCTTCTTGTACTTTTCATCAAGAGATTCATCATTTTCACCATCAAAGCCAACAAGTCTAGAAGCAATTTCAATGTCCTGAAGCGCTTCAAGCATTTTTACCTAAAAGCAAAGATGTCTTACCACTCACAGCAGGTAAAGGAGGAATAAGGTTTGAGTATGTAAACACAAAATCTAATCATCAAGCACTTACTTTTGCCTTGAATTCTTCATCATGTCTTATGACATGAGGATGAATCGAAGGAATTAGAGTGAAAAAACGGTTACTTGAATCAATAAGCAAGCTTTCTCTAACTGCTGGATCATGTCCACCCTCACTACTCAACAAATTTTGTATCTCTGTTAAAGCTTCAAACCCTACAATAGACAGAACAAATTATTATCATAAATTATCTGCTTATAACTATATTCTCCAATTATAGAACAATCCAACTTGAACAGTTGATGGATATAATACATACCCTTCTGGATATTCTCTTTGCTCAGTTTTCCCAGTGGCATTTCAGACATATTTATTTCGAACTCCAACATAGCAGCCCTGAAAAAATTGCTCTGCCCTTATATATCTCGTCGCAGTCAACTGAATTGTTGAAAATTAAAGCAGTAGTAAGAAGGAACCTGTAAGTTTCAACATTAAAAAGCATCTTCATTAGTTCAATCAACTGAGGGGGAAGCGAGCTTTTCTCCTTAGCAGGGTCTTTTTTCTTAGGCAATTGCTTGACGCCGTAGTCCTACAaaataacaatgcaattttacaagccaaaattaaactaaagcacagatatataaaaaagaaagtcTTCTGAAATTCATACGTACAATATCTAGTGGATAAAATTTTCCTGGTTGCTTCTGGAATTGCTTTTGCTCCCATGCTTCCCAAGGGTTTCCAGTCTTTTCAAGAAAGAGTCTTCTGAATTCCTGAATTGCATCAGACTTTGACATCTCTTCCAACTTGGTACCACCAATTCTATCATTGCCAACTCGCCCCCACTTTCGAAATACATAACATTGTGACCCTTTATCCTCTTCAATGACTTGAAGAATATAGTAACTTCAACACGGAGAAAACCGTCAAAATAATAGCAGATTAATGGAAAGCAACATTCACATATATTGAACTGGCAAACCAGAAACATCATGGCTCATATTACACACTTCTACAGCAACCAGACAAATAGACAAAATATCATTTAAACATGAAGAATGTTCAATAGGAATTTAATTACATTCAATTCATCTCTGCAATCAAGAATAGGGTAAACTGAATTTTATGGCTTGCTATTCTCAATTTATTGCCCAAATATAAGCCATAGCTCAAACATATTGCTGCAACAAAAAAGTGTGAAAAGACAAGCAAAGATTAAGAAAATGGCAAGTAAATCTAGCGAATTATCAATTTCCAGGTGACAAGTATACAAAGACAGGTGACAAATATGGCCTCATTAACAAGGGTTTAACAGAAGGCACACCTGTTTACACCAGTTGAAAGGTCGGACATATTCAAGGTTGTATTGTATATGCTTTTCCCGACCTCAAGAATATGACCTGCATCTTGCAAACCAGAGGCCTCATGCACTGCACTGCGTCCTTTTACTTTAACAGTAACTGTGCTGCTTCTTGAAGACTCCGACGCCGACTCGACTTTATATAAAGCAGCAGGAAGCATTTTGTTCTTTCTAACACATTCATCAAGGTACTCTTCCCTCACTATGGGTAACTTCATCCTCCTGAAAAATTAGCATATAAGCCTTTAGAATCACACCAAATTAGTGAATTGCCCACAAAAAGACGAACCAAGCTGAGAAAATCTAGAAGTGTAACAAAACCTGGCTTTCTTGATTTCAGCATTATCACTATCCAACTCTCCGCATACGGCCAAACAGTTAGTATCTGTAGATTCAGCAAAAAATTACAATGAGATATGTTAGTCCACCATATTCAATCAATGATAAAAGAAGAAAGGACTGGAATTAATTTTTAAGAAGtaccttttttaattttggcatgAACTTTAGCCCCAGCAGCATCAAGTTTTTGGCTCCATTTTTCCTGAACATTTCAGCAAGAATTAATATgtgcatttaaaaaaaagaaggtttatGATTCTACAAAAGCATGATGCAGGAAATAAGAAGCATCGGCAATCTACGTAATAGGGagtaattagaaaaatatttgggAAGCAAACATGTATGCAAAGTTGCAAAGTTAACTAGACATACCATGGATAGAAGGAAAGCAAACATGAATAGCTTCAAATACAGGGAGCGTACACAACAAAACTAGGGAAATCAACTTACAATTTCTTGCTTGGATTTTCCAACTAAAGCTACTTTCAAGTTTCCTAGCGCTTCACCATTAGATGACTGAGTCTGCATGCCAACTTTACTACTCAAAGTTTTAGCAGGTGATGGCGGGGGAAGAACTCTAGTAAGCTTTTTCACCTTTTGAGTCTTGAACCACtgaaaggagaaaagagaaaatcTTGAACTGGCAGCAAAAGAAGTGTCTAAGAACGTACAAATCTTACCTTGATATAGCATACTCTGAAAGAGTAGCTAAACCTCAAAATTTCTAAGTTTACGAACCAATTACagctattttgattttactaccgcTCTGTCAAAACTTGATGGAATTTTTAACTTCATCACGGGATACATTTTAATCTAAAAAGATTTTATTGGCATACCTTGATTAGATATTCGTTACTTGTCTCTCTAGGAATTTTCCACTTCTCCTTAAGACGGACAGGTTCAGTTGTGGAGTATGAACATTTACTCCATGCTGACACATAACCATGGCAACGGTATTCACCTCCAGAGTAGTGAAGGGAACCCGAACATATAGGGCAGCTAGCCAATGCTCCAAAAAGCATTCCATCAGCACTTAAACAAGAAACACAGAATCAAATATTAGTAAGAGGCACAAGGAAAAACAATATTTTCAACATAACACAATAGAGTTGAAGGATAAGCCAAGAAAGGAACGGTAATAAGTAGTTGGTGAGATTTTATTCCTTTCCAATTTGTTATTCATGAGCACTTGACTGGAAAATGAAAGAGTAAAATGGAACTGAGATGGCAGATAATACTTGAGCCAAAATTATGAAAGCCACCACTCCACTTTACCCGTTGTCTTAAAAACCTCCCTGCATTTAAATTAATGCAATATCAACTTTGTGAAACAATATGTTTTACTTTGGCTTCATATCTTTGCGTGAAATTCATGCAGTGTAACTGCTATTCTTTTTTGGCAGTTACAATACCAATCAATATCCCTGTAAGATAGACCTTTTTGTGAAAAATGGCAGATGAACTGAACAACAAATGAAGATAGTAAGTATACAAAGCCAACAATAACTAGTTGAGGTTGAATACTTTATTGTTgatgttgttgttattgttgtacTTTCTTATGCTCATGAACAAAAGATGAAACTATAAAAGGAACTCCgtcatcaaaaagaaaaaaggaagataAAATGGCAAAGAACCAATACCAACGATCACGTAGATCATATTCTGATCCTGCCGAATCCTGATCGTTAGCTTCAAGCACCTCCCTAAGTTCTGCAACAGTTACATGCTTTTTAAGCTCATCTTTTATTTTCCACAGCGCATCACTTTGCTCTTTTAGCTTTCTTTCCAGTTCATTCGAATTAGAACTGGATTGACCAGAGTCAACAGCATTTCCCATTCTTGGAATTCCACCTTCCAAATTACTCTCCTCAAGTCTGGGAACCTTACATGCATGGCTGTTGCCATCACCTTTCTTTCGCTTAGTACCTTTTGAAGTTGCTTGCTGTGAATGCTCGTCTTCAAAACAAATATTAATATGTCAGACATGTGAAGCACAAAGTATCTATTTTCCCAGGCCCCCGAAACAGCTtctttagaagcaaaagctTAACATTTGGCTCAGAAAAGCTAAAGCTTTTGCTTTGTGGGAAGCTAAAATGAGCATTGCCCCCTTAAAATCGAAACTTCGATTTTGAAAGTTCTGCTTCTGCTATAATGGAATGCTGCTGGAAAAGATTTCAATTAAAAAGTTGTTAATTCTTCAAACTACTCTACTCAAACTGCAATTCTATGAAAGCTCCAGCCAGGCCAAACAAGGCCTACAACTGCACAATAAATTTATCCCCAAAAACTAAGGGTACGTCAACATAGATTGCATGTTCTAGTAATACCTGCTTTTTTGCCAGAAACACCCTTCTTGACAAGTGCAAAAACAGTTTCCTTATCTTGAAGTGATAGTGTATCCCAACCATAAATTTTCTCAAGATTCGTGGATGGAGACATCTCCACAAAACAATTGACATGGTGCCATGCTAGACCCTTTGCACCTTGTCCCTCAGGCTTGGTCGAGACACGTACCTAACATAAATACGATTGGTTACTTCAAACTATATCTCTGTGTAAATTCAACAACAACTAAGTAATTCGACAGGCGtatgaaacaaataaaatatgatcAGTAGTGAACAAAACGAAACTAAAAAACCCTCATAAATATAATGTTTAGGAACCACCGTATGTGTCCACTTATTAAAGCCcaacaaaaaattcaaataagagACAGCACATCTATGCGCAATTTGTCTCCAATTATAACTGAAAGTAGAATGACATGCGTGTTGGACTGGAGTTTTGAgtcttgaaatttttttccccACCAACAGCTATattttaatttccattttattGAATTTCTACAGCCTAATAGCAAAAACTAAATGAATTTCCATATTTAGCACCACACTAATGTCAAAATGTCTAAACATCTTGGATAACGAGTTTGTGAAGTCTCTAAAACATTCAAGCATTTTTGGTCT
It encodes the following:
- the LOC109714805 gene encoding uncharacterized protein At4g14450, chloroplastic-like — protein: MDATEESMQKNSKLQRQKSRLQMQAPSAIQVGRAEPAAVAEWRAAIPLLSPLDVSTAAAAAAADEVKAADGGAWRHPAAPFYYEPVPGNAPAFVFSYCA
- the LOC109715279 gene encoding poly [ADP-ribose] polymerase 1 isoform X1; its protein translation is MANPPKPWKAEYAKSGRSSCKACKDAIAKDQLRLGKMVAATQFDGFMPMWNHASCIFKKGSQIKSLDDVEGYDLLRWDDQQQLRKYVEGGLSSTTAVANNECAIEVSQTSRAACRRCNQKIMKGTVRVSTKPEGQGAKGLAWHHVNCFVEMSPSTNLEKIYGWDTLSLQDKETVFALVKKGVSGKKADEHSQQATSKGTKRKKGDGNSHACKVPRLEESNLEGGIPRMGNAVDSGQSSSNSNELERKLKEQSDALWKIKDELKKHVTVAELREVLEANDQDSAGSEYDLRDRCADGMLFGALASCPICSGSLHYSGGEYRCHGYVSAWSKCSYSTTEPVRLKEKWKIPRETSNEYLIKWFKTQKVKKLTRVLPPPSPAKTLSSKVGMQTQSSNGEALGNLKVALVGKSKQEIEKWSQKLDAAGAKVHAKIKKDTNCLAVCGELDSDNAEIKKARRMKLPIVREEYLDECVRKNKMLPAALYKVESASESSRSSTVTVKVKGRSAVHEASGLQDAGHILEVGKSIYNTTLNMSDLSTGVNSYYILQVIEEDKGSQCYVFRKWGRVGNDRIGGTKLEEMSKSDAIQEFRRLFLEKTGNPWEAWEQKQFQKQPGKFYPLDIDYGVKQLPKKKDPAKEKSSLPPQLIELMKMLFNVETYRAAMLEFEINMSEMPLGKLSKENIQKGFEALTEIQNLLSSEGGHDPAVRESLLIDSSNRFFTLIPSIHPHVIRHDEEFKAKVKMLEALQDIEIASRLVGFDGENDESLDEKYKKLRCDLTPLPHDSEDYKLVEKYLLNTHAPTHKDWTLELEEVFTLEREGEFDKYAPYRDKLQNKMLLWHGSRLTNFIGILSQGLRIAPPEAPATGYMFGKGIYFADLVSKSAQYCYVDKKDPVGLMLLSEVALGEVHELKKATYMDKPPKGKHSTKGLGKTVPLESEFVKWKEDVIVPCGKPVPSSIRASELLYNEYIVYNTAQVKMQFLLKVRFHHKR
- the LOC109715279 gene encoding poly [ADP-ribose] polymerase 1 isoform X2, encoding MWNHASCIFKKGSQIKSLDDVEGYDLLRWDDQQQLRKYVEGGLSSTTAVANNECAIEVSQTSRAACRRCNQKIMKGTVRVSTKPEGQGAKGLAWHHVNCFVEMSPSTNLEKIYGWDTLSLQDKETVFALVKKGVSGKKADEHSQQATSKGTKRKKGDGNSHACKVPRLEESNLEGGIPRMGNAVDSGQSSSNSNELERKLKEQSDALWKIKDELKKHVTVAELREVLEANDQDSAGSEYDLRDRCADGMLFGALASCPICSGSLHYSGGEYRCHGYVSAWSKCSYSTTEPVRLKEKWKIPRETSNEYLIKWFKTQKVKKLTRVLPPPSPAKTLSSKVGMQTQSSNGEALGNLKVALVGKSKQEIEKWSQKLDAAGAKVHAKIKKDTNCLAVCGELDSDNAEIKKARRMKLPIVREEYLDECVRKNKMLPAALYKVESASESSRSSTVTVKVKGRSAVHEASGLQDAGHILEVGKSIYNTTLNMSDLSTGVNSYYILQVIEEDKGSQCYVFRKWGRVGNDRIGGTKLEEMSKSDAIQEFRRLFLEKTGNPWEAWEQKQFQKQPGKFYPLDIDYGVKQLPKKKDPAKEKSSLPPQLIELMKMLFNVETYRAAMLEFEINMSEMPLGKLSKENIQKGFEALTEIQNLLSSEGGHDPAVRESLLIDSSNRFFTLIPSIHPHVIRHDEEFKAKVKMLEALQDIEIASRLVGFDGENDESLDEKYKKLRCDLTPLPHDSEDYKLVEKYLLNTHAPTHKDWTLELEEVFTLEREGEFDKYAPYRDKLQNKMLLWHGSRLTNFIGILSQGLRIAPPEAPATGYMFGKGIYFADLVSKSAQYCYVDKKDPVGLMLLSEVALGEVHELKKATYMDKPPKGKHSTKGLGKTVPLESEFVKWKEDVIVPCGKPVPSSIRASELLYNEYIVYNTAQVKMQFLLKVRFHHKR